A window of Halomonas sp. GFAJ-1 contains these coding sequences:
- a CDS encoding bifunctional proline dehydrogenase/L-glutamate gamma-semialdehyde dehydrogenase (proline utilization protein A; multifunctional protein that functions in proline catabolism in the first two enzymatic steps resulting in the conversion of proline to glutamate; in Escherichia coli this protein self regulates transcription via a DNA-binding domain at the N-terminus but the proteins from this group do not and in addition appear to have a truncated C-terminal domain), whose translation MNEANHHLQSDVSELRSRIRSNYDANEADVLHGLIERIKLSEDDRKKVAAIGAKYVERVRKERSPSMMEAFLAEYGLSTTEGVGLMCLAEALLRVPDAETIDDLIHDKIEPSDWGAHLGKSSSSMVNASTWALLLTGKVLSEDPKGPTRALRGLVRRMGEPVVRKAVGQSMKILGRQFVLGQTIEEGMKNARELEKQGYTYSYDMLGEAARTDEDAIRYHQAYAKAITAIAEQAKGDVRGSPGISVKLSALHPRYEYTHRDTVMAELVPRAKELVQQAAKANIGFNIDAEEQDRLDLSLDVIEALMSDPSLDGWDGFGVVVQAYGRRAAPVIEALYELSERFNRKIMVRLVKGAYWDTEIKLSQEMGVKTFPVFTRKVNTDVSYMACAQMLLDRRDRIYPQFATHNAHTCAAIAQMAGSDKDSYEFQRLHGMGESLHHIVKETEGTHCRIYAPVGAHRDLLAYLVRRLLENGANSSFVNQVVDSSIPPSDVSKDPIEGFKQLGNDVSSPLIRQPGELFAPDRKNSKGYRINEPASILPLLNAREAFADTTWTAGPMLVGNPAPQGPARDAHSPADGKRVIGKVHEATPEEVATALDAAEEGFREWSARPVAERAEILRRTADLYEEHIAELTVITTREAGKMMFDGIAEVREAVDFLRYYANEGERLEAEEPGSARGIFVCISPWNFPLAITTGQIAAALVAGNAVLAKPAEQTPLIAARAVELMREAGLPEAALQLLPGDGPTVGGPLTSDPRIAGVCFTGSTPVAQIIHKALAENAGPDAVLIAETGGLNSMIVDSTALTEQAVRDILISSFQSAGQRCSALRMLYVQEEARDRLLNMLYGAMDSLTIGDPWNTDTDVSPVIDADAQAEISEYVAAHEKAGKVLKKLSAPTTGTFVTPAVIEVGGIEDLEREIFGPVLHVATFKARDIDKVVDDINAKGYGLTFGLHTRIDDRVQQIVERIHVGNVYVNRNQIGAIVGSQPFGGEGLSGTGPKAGGPLYITRFRRTAAAEHSDAPQGDAVTLQALQAAFDGLDSRNWAVRPNRIEVLRKALAGKGGVIRKALAETAALDMTPQTLPGPTGESNRLAMYPKGVILCLGPTLDIAIAQAAQALGTGCAAIVVAPGAAQVVQPLIDAGAPVAGLDGSVSAATLSEIKGIAAVAAAGASDWPRELLVALAKREGAIIPLETQTIAPDRFVVERHLCIDTTAAGGNASLLATAE comes from the coding sequence ATGAACGAAGCCAATCATCACCTGCAGAGCGACGTGAGTGAACTACGCTCCCGCATTCGCAGCAACTACGACGCCAATGAGGCAGATGTGTTGCACGGGCTTATTGAGCGTATCAAGCTGTCGGAGGACGACCGCAAAAAGGTCGCCGCCATTGGTGCCAAGTACGTAGAGCGTGTGCGTAAGGAAAGATCTCCTTCAATGATGGAGGCATTCCTGGCCGAGTACGGACTCTCAACCACCGAGGGCGTCGGCCTGATGTGTCTGGCAGAAGCGCTGCTGCGTGTGCCCGACGCGGAAACCATTGACGACCTGATCCACGACAAGATCGAGCCCTCTGACTGGGGCGCCCACCTAGGCAAGTCCTCCTCCTCAATGGTCAATGCTTCAACCTGGGCACTGCTATTAACCGGCAAGGTGCTGAGTGAAGACCCCAAAGGTCCTACGCGGGCACTACGCGGGCTGGTACGCCGCATGGGCGAACCGGTGGTGCGTAAGGCGGTTGGCCAGTCTATGAAGATTCTTGGCCGCCAGTTCGTGCTCGGCCAGACCATCGAAGAAGGTATGAAGAACGCCCGCGAACTGGAGAAACAGGGCTACACCTACTCCTACGACATGCTAGGTGAAGCAGCGCGTACCGATGAGGACGCCATCCGCTATCACCAGGCCTATGCCAAAGCGATCACCGCCATTGCAGAGCAAGCCAAGGGCGATGTGCGCGGCAGCCCCGGCATCTCGGTAAAGCTCTCTGCGCTGCATCCACGCTACGAATACACCCACCGCGATACGGTAATGGCGGAACTGGTGCCGCGCGCCAAAGAGTTGGTGCAGCAGGCCGCCAAGGCCAATATCGGCTTCAATATCGACGCCGAAGAACAAGACCGTCTGGACCTCTCTCTCGATGTGATTGAGGCACTAATGTCAGACCCAAGCCTAGATGGATGGGATGGCTTCGGCGTCGTGGTGCAGGCCTATGGCCGCCGCGCCGCACCCGTGATTGAAGCACTTTACGAACTGTCCGAACGCTTTAACCGCAAGATTATGGTACGCTTGGTGAAAGGCGCTTACTGGGATACTGAGATTAAGCTGTCCCAAGAGATGGGCGTGAAGACCTTCCCGGTCTTCACGCGCAAGGTCAATACCGACGTCAGCTACATGGCCTGCGCCCAAATGCTGCTCGACCGTCGCGACCGCATCTACCCGCAGTTCGCTACGCACAACGCCCATACCTGTGCCGCTATAGCACAGATGGCAGGCAGCGACAAAGACAGCTACGAGTTTCAGCGCCTGCATGGCATGGGCGAATCGCTGCACCACATCGTTAAAGAGACAGAAGGCACACACTGCCGCATTTACGCCCCGGTCGGCGCGCACCGCGACCTGCTGGCCTACTTGGTACGCCGCCTGCTAGAGAACGGGGCAAACTCCTCGTTCGTTAACCAGGTGGTAGATAGCTCTATTCCGCCCAGTGACGTCTCAAAGGATCCGATTGAAGGGTTTAAGCAGCTCGGCAACGATGTTTCAAGCCCGCTGATTCGCCAGCCCGGCGAGCTGTTCGCGCCGGACCGCAAGAACTCAAAGGGCTATCGTATCAACGAACCCGCCTCGATCCTGCCACTGCTCAACGCCCGCGAAGCGTTTGCAGATACCACCTGGACAGCTGGCCCTATGCTGGTGGGCAATCCCGCCCCTCAAGGCCCGGCGCGAGATGCCCACTCCCCTGCCGACGGCAAGCGTGTGATTGGCAAGGTGCATGAGGCCACCCCAGAAGAGGTCGCCACTGCGCTTGACGCCGCCGAGGAAGGCTTCCGCGAATGGTCGGCGCGCCCCGTGGCCGAGCGTGCGGAGATACTGCGCCGTACCGCCGACCTCTACGAGGAGCACATCGCCGAGCTCACCGTGATCACTACACGAGAAGCTGGCAAAATGATGTTCGACGGCATCGCAGAAGTGCGTGAGGCCGTGGATTTCCTACGCTACTACGCCAACGAAGGCGAGCGCCTGGAAGCAGAAGAGCCCGGCAGCGCCCGTGGTATCTTCGTGTGTATCAGCCCGTGGAACTTCCCGTTGGCAATTACGACTGGCCAGATCGCAGCAGCCTTGGTGGCTGGAAACGCGGTGCTTGCCAAGCCCGCCGAGCAAACGCCGCTAATCGCCGCCCGTGCGGTAGAGCTAATGCGTGAAGCGGGTCTGCCGGAAGCAGCACTGCAGTTGCTGCCAGGCGACGGCCCAACGGTGGGCGGCCCGCTGACCAGCGATCCGCGTATTGCGGGTGTCTGTTTCACCGGCTCGACTCCAGTGGCACAGATCATCCACAAAGCCCTGGCGGAGAATGCAGGCCCCGACGCTGTGTTGATCGCTGAGACCGGTGGCCTCAACTCCATGATTGTGGACTCCACGGCGCTGACCGAGCAGGCGGTGCGCGACATCCTGATCTCCTCCTTCCAGTCGGCCGGTCAGCGCTGTTCGGCGCTACGTATGCTGTATGTTCAGGAAGAGGCCCGCGACCGGTTGCTCAACATGCTCTATGGCGCCATGGACTCACTTACCATTGGCGACCCCTGGAATACTGACACCGACGTATCACCCGTGATCGACGCCGACGCCCAGGCCGAGATAAGCGAATACGTAGCCGCCCACGAGAAAGCGGGCAAGGTGCTGAAGAAGCTCTCCGCGCCAACCACCGGCACCTTCGTTACCCCCGCGGTAATTGAGGTTGGGGGCATCGAAGATCTCGAGCGTGAAATCTTCGGCCCGGTGCTGCACGTAGCTACCTTCAAGGCGCGGGATATCGACAAGGTCGTCGACGATATCAATGCCAAGGGTTACGGGCTGACTTTCGGACTGCACACCCGCATTGATGACCGCGTGCAACAGATCGTCGAGCGTATCCATGTTGGCAACGTCTACGTCAACCGCAATCAGATTGGTGCCATCGTTGGCTCTCAACCGTTTGGCGGCGAAGGCCTTTCCGGCACTGGCCCCAAAGCAGGCGGGCCGCTCTATATCACGCGTTTCCGCCGCACTGCCGCCGCTGAGCACAGCGACGCGCCCCAGGGAGATGCCGTGACGCTTCAAGCGCTGCAGGCCGCCTTCGACGGGTTAGATTCACGCAACTGGGCGGTGCGCCCCAATCGAATTGAGGTACTGCGCAAAGCGCTCGCTGGCAAAGGCGGCGTGATCCGCAAGGCGCTGGCTGAAACGGCAGCGTTGGATATGACGCCGCAGACACTGCCGGGGCCGACGGGGGAAAGCAACCGTTTGGCGATGTATCCAAAGGGAGTGATTCTGTGCCTAGGGCCGACCCTGGATATCGCCATTGCCCAGGCTGCTCAAGCCCTCGGCACAGGCTGTGCAGCCATCGTCGTCGCGCCAGGCGCGGCTCAAGTAGTTCAACCGCTGATTGATGCAGGCGCACCCGTGGCCGGGCTTGATGGGAGTGTCTCCGCCGCAACGCTGAGCGAGATCAAAGGCATTGCGGCGGTCGCTGCCGCTGGCGCCAGCGATTGGCCGCGTGAGCTGCTGGTTGCCCTGGCGAAACGCGAAGGAGCCATCATACCGCTTGAGACCCAGACCATCGCACCGGATCGTTTTGTGGTGGAGCGTCATCTGTGCATCGACACGACCGCAGCGGGCGGCAACGCTAGCCTGCTGGCTACGGCCGAATAG